Proteins encoded within one genomic window of Aerococcus viridans:
- a CDS encoding aspartate-semialdehyde dehydrogenase, with protein MAKEYNVAIVGATGAVGEQLRHLVAKANFPVKNVKLLASARSAGTALPVGDKNYVVEELTKDAFEGVDIAFFSAGGDRSIEFSQAAIDAGAVVIDNTSAFRMDENTPLVVPEVNPQALKNHNGLIANPNCSTIQMVVALNPIRDAFGLDRVIVSTYQAVSGAGATAIEEMRQQYRDIEAGNDIQTPGILPVGGDEKHYQMAYNVLPQIDKFQDNHYTFEEMKMTNETKKILGDDTIGVSATCVRVPVVYGHSESVYFEVDKDDVTLEDIQNVLRDAPGVVLEDDINQQLYPQAVNAEKKTETFVGRIRKDLDFPRGFHMWVVSDNLWKGAALNSIQIAEQMVADKLI; from the coding sequence ATGGCAAAAGAGTATAATGTAGCAATTGTCGGGGCAACAGGTGCAGTTGGGGAACAATTACGTCACTTGGTTGCAAAAGCAAATTTCCCAGTAAAAAATGTGAAACTATTAGCATCAGCGCGTTCAGCGGGTACAGCATTACCGGTGGGCGATAAAAATTATGTTGTTGAAGAATTGACAAAAGATGCTTTTGAAGGTGTGGATATTGCCTTTTTCTCAGCTGGTGGAGACCGTTCAATCGAATTTAGCCAAGCAGCCATTGATGCTGGTGCAGTTGTCATTGATAATACTTCTGCCTTCCGTATGGATGAAAATACGCCTTTAGTAGTGCCAGAGGTAAACCCACAAGCATTGAAAAATCATAATGGCTTGATTGCTAACCCTAACTGTTCAACAATCCAAATGGTTGTGGCTTTAAATCCAATCCGTGATGCCTTTGGGTTAGACCGTGTGATTGTGTCTACCTACCAAGCGGTATCAGGTGCAGGGGCGACAGCTATTGAAGAAATGCGTCAACAATATCGGGATATTGAAGCAGGTAATGATATTCAAACACCTGGCATCTTGCCAGTTGGTGGAGACGAGAAACATTATCAAATGGCTTATAACGTATTGCCGCAAATTGATAAGTTCCAAGACAACCATTATACATTTGAAGAAATGAAAATGACCAATGAAACCAAAAAAATCTTAGGTGATGATACGATTGGCGTATCTGCGACATGTGTGCGTGTACCGGTTGTTTATGGCCATTCAGAGTCTGTTTACTTTGAAGTGGATAAAGATGACGTGACACTTGAAGATATTCAAAATGTTTTACGAGACGCACCTGGTGTTGTATTGGAAGATGATATCAACCAACAATTATATCCTCAAGCAGTGAATGCTGAGAAGAAAACGGAAACATTTGTTGGCCGTATCCGTAAAGACTTAGACTTCCCACGTGGATTCCATATGTGGGTTGTTTCTGACAACTTATGGAAGGGTGCTGCATTGAATTCAATTCAGATTGCAGAACAAATGGTAGCTGATAAATTAATCTAG